One Tenebrio molitor chromosome 2, icTenMoli1.1, whole genome shotgun sequence genomic region harbors:
- the LOC138123061 gene encoding ubiquinone biosynthesis O-methyltransferase, mitochondrial-like has translation MCTKLLFPSIRNLTIKKDTVDSTEMKHFKKLADEWWDDKGPLRALHSLNDLRIPLIRDRLIKIGATGGHEGKSVSVLDVGCGGGILVEALNRAGHNVLVTGVDANDELINVAKIHAKSKNLSLNYECTTIEEHAIVNAQKYDVVVSSETIEHVTEKQQFLRSCIQCLKPGGSLFMTTFNKTWLSHFAGIFLAENVFKCIPKGTHEYDKFIALNDLIDLLKKEKCTTIFTSGIFYNPLTNNWFLSRFNPISYALHAVKLC, from the exons atgtgcactaaattattatttcctaGCATTAG GAATTTAACAATAAAGAAGGATACTGTGGATTCCAcggaaatgaaacattttaaaaaattagctGACGAATGGTGGGACGATAAAGGTCCTCTGAGAGCTCTTCATTCTCTGAATGATTTAAGAATTCCTCTTATCCGAGACCGTTTGATTAAAATAGGCGCAACAGGAGGACATGAAGGCAAGAGTGTTTCAGTTTTAGATGTGGGATGTGGAG gtgGAATATTAGTGGAAGCTCTAAATCGTGCCGGTCACAACGTACTCGTAACAGGTGTGGATGCAAATGACGAATTAATCAATGTGGCTAAGATTCAtgcaaaaagtaaaaatttgtcACTCAACTATGAGTGTACAACTATCGAAGAACACGCAATTGTTAACGCCCAAAAATATGATGTGGTTGTTAGTTCTGAAACTATCGAACACGTTAccgaaaaacaacaatttttgaGATCTTGCATCCAATGCCTCAAACCAGGAGGATCGCTTTTCATGACCACGTTTAATAAAACGTGGCTTTCACACTTTGCAGGAATCTTTTTAgcagaaaatgtatttaaatgcATACCCAAAGGAACGCACGAATATGATAAATTTATCGCACTCAACGATTTAATTGACCTTCTTAAAAAAG AAAAGTGTACAACCATTTTCACTTCTGGAATATTTTACAATCCCTTAACAAATAATTGGTTTTTGAGCAGATTCAATCCCATTTCTTATGCACTTCACGCAGTTAAACTCTGTTAA